TGCTACATTAAAAGGATCTTCATCAAATATAATTTCATTATCATAATTTCCTTTTATTAATCTTACACATTTCCCATCTCTAATATCTAAGGCTGGAAGTATCTTCATATTAATTCCGATCTACAATATTTATAAAATTTTCATAGATTTTTAGACCATCTTGTGAACTTTTTTCAGGATGAAATTGTACCGCATAAAGGTTATTTTTTTTTAAAGATACACACATTTCTATTGAGTATGTAGTTTTACCTGTTACTATATTAGATTCCTTTGGATCACAGTAATATGAGTGAACGAAATAAAAATTAGAATTATTTGCTATTCCTTCAAAAATATCCGTATTTTTGATTATTTCTAATTGATTCCAACCCATATGAGGAACCTTAAAGTTTTTCTGTTCGTTTTTTTGAGGAATATTTTTTACAGAACCTTTTAGTATTCCAAGTCCAGGCATTACTCCTTCAGCGGAATGTTCAAATAAAATTTGCATTCCTACACAAATACATAATATAGGTTTTCCTGAAGTATAAAAATCTCGAATAGTCCTTTCTAAATTTAGCTCTTTTATATTATTTAGTACAGTATCAGTTGTACTAACTCCTGGAATAATTAATCCTTTACTTTCAGAGATTATTTTTTCATTAAAAGTAATTTCATTATTAGGGTTAAATTTATCGACTGCTTTTTTAACGCTATGAAAGTTTGCAGATTTTGTATCTAATATTGATATGTCAGACATTATTTATTCCGTTGCTCTTAGATATTCACTATCCCTATCAATATATCTAGCTATGATAAAAAGTAAATCACTTAATCTATTTAGGTAAATAAGTATATTTTTATTATTTAATAGTTTTAAGTCCTTAACTTTGACACAAAGTCTTTCTGATTTTCTACAAGAAGTTCTAGCTATATCTATAAAAGATGATAATAAGCTGCCTCCAGGAAGTACAAAATAATTTATTTTAGGGGTTATCGATTGATATTTATCAATAATTTGTTCAATTTCTAATATCATTTCTTCTGTTAGATAATTATATTTTTTCTTTAATTCATCATACTTTTCAGTTGGACAGGCAATTTCAGAAGATATTATAAAAAGTTTTCTTTGTAACTTAATTATTATTTCTGAAATTTCTTTATCTTTACTTTCTGATGATAAGGAATAAGCTGCACCTAAGTTAGAAATACATTCATCAATTGCTCCATAGCATTCAACTCTTGCATCAAGTTTTGAAACTTTTTTGCCGAATAATAAAAAAGTTTCTCCTTTATCTCCGTTTTTTGTATATAGTCTAGCCAAATCTTTTTTTTTATGTTTTTTTTTATATAATAAATACTACAATGATTTTATAATCATGGCATTAATCCTGTATAGGAATTAGCATAAAAAGCTCTATAAATATGACTAGTAAAATCCCACTAAATACAATAAAGATTTCTGAAAAGGCTTCTCAGAAGGTTAAAGAGTTTGCTGCTAGAGATTCATTGAATAAATTTGGTTTGAAAGTAGCTGTTAGAGCAGGTGGATGCTCAGGGCTTGAATATGTTCTTGATATAGTTGATGGTCCTGATGAAAATGATAAAGTAATAACTCAAAATGGACTAGAAGTTTATATTCCTAAGAAAGCATATGTTTTTTTAGCTGGAACCTTCCTTGATTATACTGATGGACTCAATGGAAAAGGATTTGAGTTTGTAAATCCTAATGCTAAATCATCATGCGGATGTGGAGACTCTTTTTCTGTCTAAAATGAAAAGTCTTAAGAACCTAATTTATCGGTTTAATTACCCACTATGTAATGTTTTATCAGGAGTTGAATCGTATAAATTAAGTGGAATAGATGCAATTTCTTTTTTGGATAGAATATCAACAAATAAAATTGAAAATAAATTAAATAATAATTCTTCTAAAACAATACTAACCAATAATAAAGGTTCAATCATTGACATACTAAACTATAAAGTCTTAGATGAGAAAAATATTTTATTTACAATCGAGTCTAATAATTCCAAAACTATTGAATACTTAAAAAGCTTAATAATATTAGAAGATGTAGAAATTGTTAAGAATAGAATTCTTTCAAAGGTTTCTATTTATTCTAAAGATAAATTATCTGATAATTTAAATTTTTCTTCATATGATTTTTTTTATCAAGAAGTTTTAGAATCCTTATATGTATATGAGATATATGTAGAAAAAAAATTACATGAATCAATGTTATCTGAATTTCAGATTATAGATGAAAATAAGAAACAATTAATTGACATACATAATAATAAATTTGAATTTGATCCTAAATTAGAAAAAATTAACCCTTTAGAAACAGGACTTTATGATTATGTTTCTTTCAACAAAGGGTGTTATGTTGGTCAAGAAGTTATAGCACGTCTTCATAACTACCAAAAAGTATCAAGAAGTATAACTAAATTCTACTCAAATCATAAATTATCTATTAATACTATTTTTAAGACTAAAAATAATATTTCCGGAAAAATTATAAGTATAGTTAAAGAAGATAAAAGCTATATTGGACTTTGTTTAGTGAAAAAAAAAGATATAGAAAGTGTGTCAGAAAATTATATTTTGATTTAACGAAGAAGAAGCGTGTCTCCTCCGTCAACAAGGATATTTTGCCCTACAATCATATCACCTGCTTCCGAGCATAGATATATAACAACTTTTGCTACATCATTTGTTAGAAGTTTTCTCTGTTTAGGATTTTTCCTATTTAGAATTTTATTAATTTCCTCTTGATTAGGGAAATGTTTTATTGCATCAGTATCTAAAAGAGAGGCAGAAATAGAATTTACACTAATATCCCTAGAGGCTAAATCATATGCCAGATATCTTGTAACTGATTCTAGAGCTGCTTTTGAGACACCAATAGAAAAATAATTATTTAGTACTTTAGTAGAACCAGGAGAGCTAATATTTATAATTTTACCTTTTTTATTAATATTAGAATAAAGATTTCTTGATAATATCCAAGGACCTTTTACATTGACTTGCATAGTCCAATCCCAGTGTTTTTCTGTAGTATCAATAGAGTTTTTCATAACTCCTGAAGCTGCATTATTAATTAAATAATCAAACTTTATTTTCTCCTTAATTATAATTTCAGAAAAATCTTCAATATTTTTAGTACTCAACAAATTTAGTTTGAAATATTTTGCAGTTACTCCAAATTTTTCAATTTCTATCTTAAGTTTTTTTGATTCACTAATACTTCTAGAATAAGTAAAAATTACGTTACAATCATTTCTTGCAAATTCTAAGCATAGCTCTTTACCCAAACCTCTAGTTCCACCTGTAATTAATACAGTTTTATTTTTTAATATCATATAGCCATACCACCATCGACTCTAATTATCTCTCCTGTTATATATCTAGCTTCTTCTCTAGACAAAAAAGCTGCTATTGGAGCAATTTCATCAGGTTCCCCGAATCTTTGCATGGGAATCCATGACATCACTTCATTCTTTACTTTATCTGAAAGTACATCTGTAGTAGCAGTAGATATATATCCAGGTGCTATAACATTTACAGTTATATTTCTAGTTGCCACTTCTTTAGCAACTGATTTTGTAAAAGAATGAATTCCTGCTTTTGAAGCAGAATAATTTGACTGACCAATATTACCTCTTATACCTACAACAGAAGAAATATTTATGACTCTTCCCCATCTATTTTTTATCATATTGTTTATACAAAGCTTGGTACAATAAAAAGTCCCTTTGAGGTTTGTATCTATGACTTTATCAAAATCTTCAGGCTTCATTCTCATTAGTAATGAATCTGAAATAATACCTGCGTTATTATATAGTATTTCTACTGGTCCTAAAGAATTTTCTACTTGTTTAATCATTTCTTGTACCTCTTCAAGTTTTGAAACATTAGCTTTTACTATCATCCCCGAAGAGCCTCTTTTATTTATTTCTTTTAAAACTTCTTCAGCATCTTCTTTATGAGAATTATAATTTATAGCTATTTTATGTCCTTGTTCTGCAAGTCGTAGAGCTATAGCTCTTCCTATCCCTCTTGAGGCTCCAGTAATTAATACTATTCTTGGTAATTCTTCCATTATTTTCCTTTAGTTTCAGATCTTATTTTATTAATAGCCTCAATTTGCTTACTAACCCAATCATTTTCAATTGTAATTCTAGCTGTATTAATAGCACTAACGATAGTGTCTATTTTTGATGCTCCATGACCTATTATACCTATCCCTTTAATACCAAATATAGGTCCTCCTCCATATGACTCTGAGACTATATTTGTTTTATTAAAAATTTCTTTAGCTAAATCTTTGTCACCATTTTTATATAAAATTTCATTTGATATTTTTTTCCCTAATCCTTCAGTTATTTTCAGTAATATATTCCCTACAAATCCATCACAAATAACCACATCTACTTTACTTTCAAATAAGTCTTCTGGCTCTATATTACCTACAAAATTTAGAGAGCTTTTAGATAGTAATTCAAATGAATCTTTTATAAGCATATTTCCTTTACCTTCTTCAGAGCCAACAGATAATAAAGCTACTTTAGGATTATCTTTATTAAACATCAATTTAGAAACTTGATTACCAATTGCCGCAAAGTCGACTAGTTGAGTAGATTTGGTATCAACATTTGATCCCAAATCTAAAATGATCATTTCAGGAGAATAACCTATGACTGGTCCACCAATTGAACCCCTTTCAATTCCATCAATTGTCCCAAATAAGATTGTTGCAGCAGCTAAGCTAGCTCCTGAAGAACCCATACTAACAAATCCGTCAGCATGCCCTTTCTTGACTAATCCAGCAGATACAAAAACTGATGCTTTCGGCTTAGACCGAAAAGCATGAACAGGACTTTCTCCTTCCATAACAATTCCTTCAGAAGGTATGATTTTCATTTTTTCAGATATTTCTTGAGGATATTTTTCAAGCTCTTTTTGAATTTTTTTTAGATCTCCCACTAGAGCTACATTAATTCCTAATTCTGTAATTGCTCTAATAGCAGCTGGAACCGTAACACTGGGACCTATATCTCCACCCATGGCATCTAAAGCTATAACTCCATTAAATTTTTCCATTTTATTCCTCTTTTATTCTGTTGTGAATGAAGCCGAAACAACTTCCTCACCACTTTCGTTCATACATAGAATTTTAATATTTTTCCCAATTCCTTCAATACTATTTTCTTTATGGAATATTCTTATTTTTTCTTCTGAATATACAGGATTCTTAAATCTTCCTTCAAAATTTGAATTATTGAACCAATCTTCAGAATAGTATTTATATAGATACTCCATAATTATAGAAAGAGTTAGCATTCCATGAGCTATTCTTTTCTTAAATTGACTTTTTTCTGCAAATTCTTCATCCAAATGAATTGGGTTAAAATCCTTTGATGCAGAGGCATAGTCATTGATCATTTGTTGAGTAACTACTATTTCAAAAAAATCTTTAATTTTTTTCTCCTAAATCACTTATTAAGATTGTACTAATTGATTCTCCTAAATTAATTTTAGAACCATCTCTGTATTGAATCTTAATTTTTATAAAGAAATTTCCTCTTCTTTCTGTTTTTGAAACTATTTCTGGATAGGCAAAAACCGTTTCTTTTTCATTGATCTTTTTAATCCATTTTACTGTTTGATTCAAATGAACTGCGCCTTCTTCTAAATTTATATCTTCCAATAGAATTCCAAAACTGGTTGAAATTAAGTAGAAAGGGGAATGATTTCTAATATCTCTATTTTTTATAGCTTTAGAATATGCATCTGAGGATTTTTCATCATAAGTGATTTCATATGGTCCAAATTTATGACCAATTTCAAATTCCTTAATTGCCATTATCTTTATCCTCTTGCAAAAGTCTCTCTAGGTAACCGTCTAATGATTTTTTATTATTAGGACCATTTATCTTAAATGCAAATGATCCATCGCTTTTAACAAAAAATTTTTCAGGTACAGCTATTACTCCAAAGTCTACTGCAGTACTACCATTATTATCAATTATTATATCGTACTGAATATCGTATTTATTTATAAATTCTTGGATTTCATTAGGTTGATCCCAGACCGCAATTCCAACGAAATTTATTCCCCTAAAACTCCATTCTTTTTGAGCATCAGATAAAATATACGCCTCTTTGATGCATGGACCGCACCAAGAAGACCAAAAATCAATCACTAATGGTTTACCTTTATAATCAGATAAATTTATCCTTTTACCATCAATAGTTTCTAAACTAAATTTAGTACCTTCTGGAGCAGAAATAGAAACTTCTCCCAGTATACTATTTACTCCCAAATTTATTTTTGGAGTTTTTTCACTAACACTTCCAGCAATCATTAATGAAAAAAATAAAACTAGAAAGAGAAAAGAAATTATTATTATTAGATTTTTAGAATTAATTATTTTCAATTTTTTTTCTTCTATTTATAAAAAATCTAATAATAAAAAAAAATATTATGAAATTAATCATAATTAAGATTATTACCAAATTTAATATTTCGTAATTTAGACTACCTGTTATTTTATTTATGAATGAGCTTGGAATATCTTTCATTTCAATATTCAAGTAATCACCCTTTGAGTAATTTTCTCCTATATATTCATCAAAAATATTTGATGAAATATTTATTTGTTTTGAGAAATCAATATTATTTCCCAAAATTACTCCAGCTCCTTCAGGAATAATTATCTTAAAATTATTTGCTCCATGCGGTAAATGTAAAGGAAATAATAGTTCCGATGATTTATATTTGATATTAAAATTAAATATTAGATTATACTCTCCAGGAGGAATATCAGATGTTATAGCAAAGCCTTTTGATAGTTCTATCAAGTTACCGTCCGGAAGGTCTGTTTCTACGTATAAATCAGAAAAACCTTCAGGTAAACTAAACCTTAGAAAATTCATACCCGTAGATGCAACGTCTGTAAAATTAGGAGAAAATATCATATCTGTAGGATTTTCAATCTTAACTGCTGTGATTACTGATAATACTTGATCATTTTGATTAACAGATAAAATTGACATATTGTATTCTTTTATATTTATTTCATTAATGTCCAACGATTCATTTGCATAAATATAATTTGAATAATTATTAAAATTAAGTGCTAATATAATCCATAAAAATACAAAGTTAGAGATCCTGATTCTATTCATCATTTTCATCTTTATCTTTCTTTTTATAAAAAGGGCTAACAATTAGATATGTTGAAAATAAAACTAATAAAAGAAATATTACTGAGAATAATAATTCCATTTTAATCCTTTTTAATTTTGGTTGGCCAAAGAGTTATTAATGTACCTAATATCAGTATAGGTCCTGATAACCAAATCCACCATGCTAATGGATTAATTGCAATTCTTATAGTCATATTATTATCATCAATGAAATCCTTTGGAATAATATATAAATCCTCGATAGGACTACTTAGTATTCCTGATCTGACACTTATTTGATTATAATTTGGATAATAAGAGTGCATAGCTGTAATATTACCTATTTTTTCTTGTGTTTGATTATTAAAAATAGTAAATTTTGCTTTAGTAATAGAGTTCTCAGCTATAAATTCCTGTTCTATTTGATTAAATGAAATTAAGTATTTATCAAATTTAATTTCATCATTTATAGACAGATTTAGGTCTAATCTTTCATCATAAAACTTTGTACCTACAACTCCAAAAGCCAAAGCTAATATAGCTATATGAACAACATATCCACCATTTCTTCCTCTATTTGAAATAATCATTCTAAGAAAAGATGGTAGTGGATTATATGAATTGCCCATTCTTGATTTTGTACCTCCAATCCACTCTCGCATAATAATTGTTAGTACAAAGATTATAGATAAAAATGAAATTAGAGGGAAAAAATCTTTTATACCTGATGCAAATAGATAAACACTAGATGCAATAGTTATTACAAAAGACGGTAGAAGTCTTAAAAAAACTGCTTTTTTTGTAGTTTTTCTCCATGATAAAATTGGACCAATACCCATAAGAATAATTATTAGTAGCAATATTGGTCCAGCTGTTTTATCAAAGTAAGGTGAAGAAACACTTATTTCTGTTCCATTTAGTAATATAGAAACTACTGGAAAAATTACTCCCCACAAAATTATTAATGAAGTTAAGACTAATAAAATATTATTTAATAAAAATGAAGACTCTCTAGATAAATAGGATTCAATATTATTATCATTTTTGATTAAGTTTTGATAATTATAAATAATTGAAATAACACTATAAAAAGTCAAAACTATCATAAAAGATAGGAATAAAAAGCCTAAAGTTGATGCTGCAAAAGAATGAACTGATACCACGGGACCACCTCTATTAATGAATGTTCCGAGCAAGGCTAAAATAAAAGTAAGCGAAACTAAAATTATATTCCAAAGTCTGAACATACCTCTTCTTTCTTCTACCATGAGTGAATGAATTAAGGCAGTAAGAACTAACCAAGGCATCAAGCCAACATTTTCTATTGGATCCCATGCCCAATATCCTCCCCATCCTAAAATTGTGTATGCCCACCAGGCACCAATTAATAATCCTGCACCTAAAACTGCCCAAGAAATTAAGCACCATATTCTTAATATCGAATACCATGGAGCTTTTCCAGATTTATCGAATAAAGATCCTTGACATAATACAAAAGGTATAGAAATTGAGGCAAGCCCTGACATTAAAAGAGGAGGATGAATGTACATGCCTGGATGCCGTAGCAAAGGGTTAATACCTTTACCATTTTCAGGAATAAATTCTGAAACTTCAAAAGGATTCGCAAAAAATATTAAAACCATTAGATAAAATAAGGTAATGAAGGAAAGAATTGAGCAAGGGTAATTTAATTTTTCTTTTATAATATTTTTTGCGAACTTATACATAATTCCGCTAAGTAAAACATGAACTAGAAGAATATATAATAGTGACCCTTCATTTCCAGAATAAAAGGCTACTAAAGTGAGAGCTCTATTCATATCTAGACTTGAATGATTAGCAACATATATATTAGAAAAATCATTACTCAAGAAAGAGTAAATTAATGCAAATGCACTTAATGAAACCATCAATATTATTAAGTAGAAACTCCTCTTGGCACTCTTGATAATATTTTGATTATTTAATTTTTCGCCTATAAAAAAAAATAATGTTGCATGGATTGAAAGTACCAAGCCGAGTAGCATAATATAGAAACCGAAATTATTCATTAAGATTATCTCGCTTTTTGTTTTCGGATATAGAATGAAAAAATTAGAATACTAAAAACCAATCCTATTATTGGAACAATATATGCCAATAAATTGAATCCCGAAACAGAAGGATAGGCAAGCACATTTTCTCCATATCTTTCTACAAAATAATTTTTTATCTCACTTTCATTATATCCTTCACCTATCTTTTCTTTGATAGAATTTTTCATATCTTCTGCAATTAATGATTGAGATTGGTCTAAAGTTTGACCATCGCATATAGGACACATTATTTCTTTTTCTAGCTTTATATATAAGTCTTCGTCAGATTGATTTACTGAGACCATACATGAAATGAAAACAAGAGTATAAAGGAATAAGATCTTTTTGATTGATATAAAATAACTAACGTAAGTCATCCCAAACATAATCAACAATAGATTTTATCTCTTCTTCAGTTAACATATTTTTGTAAGCTGGCATTAAACCTGCTCCACCTTTTATGAAAACAACAGCATTTTCTTTACTCAGTTCTGATGATATCAAGTTTGCTGGATTTTTATGAGATTCACCTGTGACACTATACCAATAGTTATCTTTTGAAGTTATCTGATCTGCAGCAGGTCCATATCCTCCACCATTATCTCCGTGACAGAATGCACAGTTTACAGAATACAGTTCATATCCATCGTAATTAGATTGAACTTTTTTACTCATATTTAGTTCTGAATTTTCTCCAATATTTTTGAAAGGTACACTATCTGGATGTGCAGGGACTCTTGGAGGCTCTTGATCTCTGTATGCTTGGTTATAATGCATTTCACTAAATATTTCTACTGGATAAGTATTAGATTGCTGTATACATCCAGTAAATATAAAAAAAGATAAAATGTAAATTGCTATTAACTTTTTATTTATTAGGATCAATATTTTTTCCTCTTATGCCATTTTTATATCTTCTGAACCTGTTTTTTCTAGAACTTTTCTAGCTTTGTCTAAATCTTTATCTTCTACTGTTATTACAACACCTATGTAACCTTCAGTTATTCTTGCATCATAGACTCCAGGATTGATATTAGGTAATCTTGACTCAAAAATAATTCCAATTACACTAAAGATTACTGCTGCAAGCATAGTCATTTCATACATAATAATCAACATTGCGAAAATCGATAATATTGGCTTTCCACCTGTAATCAGAGGGTATGCCAATTGGGTTGCTGTTGTAAGAAATAATGACAATGTAAATCCTATGATTGCACCAAAAGCTGGGAATCTAAATAATCTATGCTGAGGGACATACTCACCAAATGCACCTTCAGGATATGGTGTTCCTGTAAGAACATCAAATGTGCCTCTCTCGAACCCAGAATCCTTAAGCCCATCCATCGCATCAGCTGCATTATTTGGATCTACATATAAACCTAGAATACTCTTACTCATAATTAATCCTCTTCTTCTTCCTCTTCCTCTCTAAAAATAGTAGGAACAGTTGCACGACCAATTTTTATTGAATCGCTAAATACTTCACTTTCTTTTTGTTCAAACAAAGGAACTAATGGAAAAACCCTTGAAAATAATAACATTAACATAGTAACCCAGCAAAATGACCAAAATAAAACATACCATTCAAACCAACTAGGACTATAGGCTTCCCAAGTAAATACAAAAGGACTTTTTCTTGCAAGCCCAGGTACTATTATTAGAAATCGCTCTAACCACATTCCAATATTTACTAAAATAGAACTCCAAAACATAAGAGCAATATTAGTTCTTACTCTCTTGAATAACCACATAGGCACAGGCAATATATAGCCCGTTAGTAAAAATGTAAGGAATAATATATTCCAAGGATATTGAAATATCTGCATTTCTCTCAAAGCTATTTCTGGAGCATCTAAACCATATAAAGCAAACAATAATTCAAGGAAAGTAAACCCCAACCAAGCTGTTGCAACTACTGTTAACAATCTGGCAAGAGCATCAAAATGTTCTGGCCTTATAAAATCATTCCACCCCCAACCCCATCTCATTAATGCCATCATAGTGACCACTGCAGAAACACCTGAATGTACTGCTCCAATAACAAAATATGGAGCAAAAATAGTTGAATGCCAACCTTCAACGGCTGTTGTAACTGCAAAATCCCATGAAACTATAGAATGAACAGAAACAAATATGGGTAGCATCAGCGCAGATAATAATATTCCTCCTACAACTTGCATTTTCCATTGTCTAGGATTACCTCTCCACCCTAAGGCTAAGATTGTGTAAAATCCCTTTCTAAAACCAGTAGTTTTATCTCTAAGTACAGCCAAATCCGGAAGTAAAGCAACAAATAAAAATAATGTTGATCCAGTCAAGTATGTAGAAATAGCAATAGGATCCATAAACAAAGGTGAACGAATATTTGGCCAAATTCCTCTTGCTGCATCATAAGGTATTAACCAATATACTATTCTCCAAGTTCTTCCAGCATGAATTAGTGGGAAAACTAGAGCAGTTGCAAGAGAAAAAATTGTTAGTATCTCAGCTGCTCTTGTTACAGGCCTTCTCCATTCTGCTTGAGTTATTCTTAGAATTGCTGAAATCATAATTCCTGCATGAGATATACCCACCCAAAAAACAAAAGTTGTAATATATAACCCCCAGTAAATAGGTCGATTAAGTCCAGTGACTCCAAGGCCATATTTTATCTGAATACCAAAAAGTATAAATCCAATTACTACAAAGAAAAGTAAAACAGAAAATACTGGATACCACCATCTAGGAGTTTGAAGGGTACCATTTAAGAGGACTCTATTAGTATATTCCTGACTTAATCTATTTTCATTATCTCTTTGTTGCATTTTTTCCTCTAATTAATCTGGTTTAGCTACTCTAATTCCATTTGCTTTTATATACTTAACAGGAGTAGCTAATAAATTAAACTGTTGTACCTCCCAAACACCAATAATAGGCACAATTCTTGTAATAGCTATAAGAACCAAAACAACAGCACCTGCAGATCCCAATATGGTTAGAATATCCCATATGTCCGGATAAAGAGTTTCAGGGATCACTGAAAGCCATTTATCATGAATCAATTTTGGATCTACTGACCAAGCTGGCACATATAATCTTATTCTTTCAAAAAATACTCCTAATAAAGCTATACAAGCTCCTATGAAAGGACCATTTATTGAATTTCTCACTTTATTCCATATCAACCACCACCAAGGAAGTATAAAACTAAAAAGCATCCCAAGAAAGAATACATACATCATTGGACCTCTAATTAGTAGGTCTAACCATGCTATGTCAGACATAGATTTACCGTACCAAAAAACAATAAATGCTGAATAGAAAAAATAAATCCACATGAGGCTAGTAGCAAACATAAGTCTTCCTAATGCCCAAAATACATTTATATTTAAGTAGTTATCATAATTTCCATATTTTCTAACTATCCAAGCTAAAATTATTACTAATGCAACACCACCTTGAATACCACCCATTGCATGTGACATAGGATATATAGCATCTCTCCAACCAGGGACCATACTCAAGCTAAAGTCTATTGAAATCACTACATGAACAAATATATAAATAAAAAAGTAAAGAGTACTCATTATCCCGACTCTCATACGGAGTGTACTCCATTGCACAGTTGTACCTATAAATCCTCCTGCTAAGAAATTTCCTAATTTTTTTCTAAATCCAGATGAATTATCTCTCATTAGAGCAAAGTCGGGTAGAGCTGAAACGTATAATAATCCAATACCTGCAATTGCGAGCATTATCAGGCTCAAGAAATCCCAAAAATGTGGGCTATAAACGGGCGCTTCGAACCAAATAGATCTTCTTCTTGCTCCCTCAACAACTAATGGTGGGAGCATCCATAATAAAGGGATCATGATTATGATATTAATGAGAACTCCTGATGCACCAATTACATGAGCAATCCTTGATACAGGTCTTGCCCAATTAGCCTTGGCTATAAAAGGAGCAATAGCGACCATTGGAGCTCCGCCAGTAACACTAAAAATAAAAGCTAAACTTGCTGCTACGTATCCCCATTGAGTTTGGTCGTTACCATCTAAGAAGAATTTACCTAGCAGGCCAATCAAACCAAGAATACCAAGTATAGCTGTAATAGAAGCCAATTTCTTGAAAAAAGAACTTCCTTTTACAGTTGTCTGAATTAGCTCATCCTTGACAATTTTAGGTTCGCTAGGAGGCCAATCCATATGATGTTCATTAGTGCTCATCTTTTGTAGCCTTTTCTCCTAAATCTTTATACTTAAGTGGATCTACAGTAGCCAAATATATTACGTTTGGATCAGTATTCAATTGAGGCATA
This region of Dehalococcoidia bacterium genomic DNA includes:
- the hisH gene encoding imidazole glycerol phosphate synthase subunit HisH — translated: MSDISILDTKSANFHSVKKAVDKFNPNNEITFNEKIISESKGLIIPGVSTTDTVLNNIKELNLERTIRDFYTSGKPILCICVGMQILFEHSAEGVMPGLGILKGSVKNIPQKNEQKNFKVPHMGWNQLEIIKNTDIFEGIANNSNFYFVHSYYCDPKESNIVTGKTTYSIEMCVSLKKNNLYAVQFHPEKSSQDGLKIYENFINIVDRN
- a CDS encoding cob(I)yrinic acid a,c-diamide adenosyltransferase; its protein translation is MARLYTKNGDKGETFLLFGKKVSKLDARVECYGAIDECISNLGAAYSLSSESKDKEISEIIIKLQRKLFIISSEIACPTEKYDELKKKYNYLTEEMILEIEQIIDKYQSITPKINYFVLPGGSLLSSFIDIARTSCRKSERLCVKVKDLKLLNNKNILIYLNRLSDLLFIIARYIDRDSEYLRATE
- a CDS encoding iron-sulfur cluster assembly accessory protein; this translates as MTSKIPLNTIKISEKASQKVKEFAARDSLNKFGLKVAVRAGGCSGLEYVLDIVDGPDENDKVITQNGLEVYIPKKAYVFLAGTFLDYTDGLNGKGFEFVNPNAKSSCGCGDSFSV
- a CDS encoding SDR family oxidoreductase; amino-acid sequence: MILKNKTVLITGGTRGLGKELCLEFARNDCNVIFTYSRSISESKKLKIEIEKFGVTAKYFKLNLLSTKNIEDFSEIIIKEKIKFDYLINNAASGVMKNSIDTTEKHWDWTMQVNVKGPWILSRNLYSNINKKGKIINISSPGSTKVLNNYFSIGVSKAALESVTRYLAYDLASRDISVNSISASLLDTDAIKHFPNQEEINKILNRKNPKQRKLLTNDVAKVVIYLCSEAGDMIVGQNILVDGGDTLLLR
- the fabG gene encoding 3-oxoacyl-[acyl-carrier-protein] reductase, with the translated sequence MEELPRIVLITGASRGIGRAIALRLAEQGHKIAINYNSHKEDAEEVLKEINKRGSSGMIVKANVSKLEEVQEMIKQVENSLGPVEILYNNAGIISDSLLMRMKPEDFDKVIDTNLKGTFYCTKLCINNMIKNRWGRVINISSVVGIRGNIGQSNYSASKAGIHSFTKSVAKEVATRNITVNVIAPGYISTATTDVLSDKVKNEVMSWIPMQRFGEPDEIAPIAAFLSREEARYITGEIIRVDGGMAI
- the plsX gene encoding phosphate acyltransferase PlsX — its product is MEKFNGVIALDAMGGDIGPSVTVPAAIRAITELGINVALVGDLKKIQKELEKYPQEISEKMKIIPSEGIVMEGESPVHAFRSKPKASVFVSAGLVKKGHADGFVSMGSSGASLAAATILFGTIDGIERGSIGGPVIGYSPEMIILDLGSNVDTKSTQLVDFAAIGNQVSKLMFNKDNPKVALLSVGSEEGKGNMLIKDSFELLSKSSLNFVGNIEPEDLFESKVDVVICDGFVGNILLKITEGLGKKISNEILYKNGDKDLAKEIFNKTNIVSESYGGGPIFGIKGIGIIGHGASKIDTIVSAINTARITIENDWVSKQIEAINKIRSETKGK
- a CDS encoding MaoC family dehydratase gives rise to the protein MINDYASASKDFNPIHLDEEFAEKSQFKKRIAHGMLTLSIIMEYLYKYYSEDWFNNSNFEGRFKNPVYSEEKIRIFHKENSIEGIGKNIKILCMNESGEEVVSASFTTE
- a CDS encoding TlpA family protein disulfide reductase gives rise to the protein MKIINSKNLIIIISFLFLVLFFSLMIAGSVSEKTPKINLGVNSILGEVSISAPEGTKFSLETIDGKRINLSDYKGKPLVIDFWSSWCGPCIKEAYILSDAQKEWSFRGINFVGIAVWDQPNEIQEFINKYDIQYDIIIDNNGSTAVDFGVIAVPEKFFVKSDGSFAFKINGPNNKKSLDGYLERLLQEDKDNGN